A stretch of the Clostridium botulinum genome encodes the following:
- a CDS encoding DMT family transporter codes for MLYLLLSFISGSIIIISMTLNARLADHIGLLEGTLINFISGFIPALIYLLINYNNFNVSKSMFLNVPFWMYLGGAVGVLVVCVSNFVMPKIPTIYTTLLIFIGQLFVGTIVDYFTNMMISKGKLIGGALIIAGLFYNFKVDSKCCEEAPNVQEM; via the coding sequence ATGTTATATTTGTTACTTTCATTTATTAGTGGATCAATTATTATTATATCAATGACACTTAATGCTAGATTGGCAGATCATATAGGATTATTAGAGGGAACTCTTATAAATTTTATAAGTGGTTTTATTCCAGCACTTATTTATTTATTAATTAATTATAATAATTTTAATGTATCAAAGAGTATGTTCTTAAATGTTCCATTTTGGATGTATTTAGGGGGAGCTGTTGGGGTATTAGTTGTATGTGTTTCAAATTTTGTAATGCCTAAGATACCAACTATATATACAACTTTATTAATATTTATTGGACAATTATTTGTAGGAACTATTGTAGATTATTTTACAAATATGATGATTTCTAAAGGAAAATTAATTGGTGGGGCATTAATAATTGCTGGATTATTTTATAATTTCAAGGTAGATAGTAAATGTTGTGAAGAAGCTCCAAATGTTCAAGAGATGTAA
- a CDS encoding GntP family permease, with protein MGVISILISLILLMYFAYRGVSVIILSIILSLFAVVMNGESHIMVMYTEIFMKAFATYVKQYFPVFLLGAIFGKIIDDSGSAKAIAKMIANKLGVQRAVLAVVLSVGILTYGGVSVFVVAFAVYPIAAQLFKEADIPKKLIPASIVLGSFTFTMTAFPGSPQIQNTIPMPYFGTDAYASPILGIIAGTFMFGAGMLWLTYRVKKAKAIGEGYGEDKNETAKTDDSNLPPIWIALLPTILVLTLNFILSKFIFVAGKYNSGYLEKAPYLMKLSNVSGTWSLIISLTISIIVAILFNFKRMKSIVKSLNEGTAGALSAIINTSSVVGYGNVIKILGGFIIIKNVIMQISSNPIISEAISVNILSGITGSASGGMSIALGILGQQYLHMANQIGISPQVLHRVAAIASGGLDSLPHNGGIITLLGVCGMTHKEAYKDIAVCSVIIPIIALIIIVMLANLGII; from the coding sequence GTGGGAGTAATTAGCATTTTAATTTCTCTAATTCTTCTTATGTATTTTGCATATAGAGGAGTTTCAGTTATAATTTTATCAATAATTTTATCATTATTTGCAGTGGTTATGAATGGTGAAAGTCATATAATGGTTATGTATACAGAAATATTTATGAAGGCTTTTGCTACATATGTTAAGCAGTATTTTCCGGTATTTTTATTAGGAGCTATATTTGGAAAGATAATAGATGATTCTGGATCAGCTAAAGCAATAGCAAAGATGATTGCTAATAAATTAGGTGTACAAAGAGCTGTTTTAGCAGTTGTATTATCGGTAGGTATATTAACATATGGTGGTGTTTCTGTATTTGTTGTTGCATTTGCAGTATATCCAATAGCTGCTCAGTTATTTAAAGAAGCAGATATACCAAAAAAATTAATTCCTGCTTCTATAGTATTAGGATCATTTACATTTACTATGACTGCATTTCCAGGGTCACCACAAATACAAAATACAATACCAATGCCGTATTTTGGAACAGATGCATATGCATCCCCTATATTAGGTATTATAGCTGGTACATTTATGTTTGGTGCCGGAATGTTATGGTTAACTTATAGAGTGAAAAAAGCTAAAGCCATTGGAGAAGGGTATGGAGAAGATAAAAATGAAACAGCCAAGACTGATGATAGCAACTTACCTCCTATATGGATAGCACTTTTACCTACTATATTAGTTTTAACACTAAACTTTATATTATCTAAATTTATATTTGTAGCAGGAAAGTACAATAGTGGATATTTAGAAAAAGCGCCTTATTTAATGAAATTATCTAATGTTTCAGGTACTTGGAGTTTAATAATATCATTAACTATATCAATAATTGTTGCAATATTATTTAATTTTAAAAGAATGAAAAGTATAGTTAAAAGTCTTAATGAAGGTACAGCTGGAGCGCTTTCTGCAATAATCAATACATCCTCTGTAGTAGGATACGGAAATGTTATAAAAATATTAGGTGGTTTCATTATAATAAAAAATGTAATTATGCAAATTTCAAGTAATCCAATAATTTCTGAAGCTATATCTGTAAATATATTATCAGGAATAACCGGTTCAGCATCAGGAGGAATGAGTATAGCCTTAGGAATATTAGGTCAACAGTATTTGCATATGGCAAATCAAATAGGAATAAGTCCACAAGTATTGCATAGAGTAGCAGCAATAGCCAGCGGAGGACTTGATTCATTGCCACACAATGGAGGAATTATTACATTACTTGGTGTATGTGGAATGACTCATAAAGAGGCATATAAAGATATAGCTGTATGTTCTGTAATAATACCAATAATTGCATTGATTATAATAGTAATGTTGGCTAATTTAGGAATCATTTAA
- a CDS encoding DMT family transporter: protein MYKIYAVIVGVLLATMISINGALSGKMENCFALVVIHVVGALTTCILLLITKRKFSIKGIPFYFLCGGFVGFFVVFFNNVCVLKIGVALTLALSLLGQSIVSGIIDHYGLLGMEIHKFKKEKIVGFLIILCGIIVMTVY from the coding sequence GTGTATAAAATATATGCTGTAATTGTAGGAGTCTTGTTAGCTACTATGATAAGTATTAATGGAGCATTGTCAGGTAAAATGGAAAACTGTTTTGCATTAGTAGTTATTCATGTAGTAGGTGCATTAACTACTTGTATATTGCTATTGATAACCAAAAGAAAATTTAGCATTAAAGGTATTCCTTTTTATTTTTTATGTGGAGGATTTGTAGGTTTTTTTGTAGTATTTTTTAATAATGTATGTGTTCTAAAAATAGGTGTAGCATTAACATTAGCACTTAGCTTACTTGGACAATCAATAGTATCAGGTATTATAGATCATTATGGATTACTAGGAATGGAAATTCATAAATTTAAAAAAGAAAAAATTGTTGGATTTTTAATAATATTATGTGGCATTATTGTAATGACTGTTTATTAA
- a CDS encoding GntP family permease, translating to MGVISILISLILLMYLAYRGVTVLILSVVLALFALVMNGETHIMAIYTEVFMGSFALYCKQYFPIFLLGAIFGKIMDDSGSAKSIAKTIANRLGVEKAVLAVVLSVAILTYGGVSMFVVAFAVFPIAAQLFKEANIPKRLIPGAIALGSFTFTMAGLPGSPQIQNTIPMPYFGTDAYAAPLLGIIASILLFGGGMIWLGHRVRQAKANGEGYGVHKNEKLESVNDENLPSILVALLPIILVLTVNLILSKFVFISGKYNDAYLAQKPYLVKLATVSGTWSLIIALVISIIVTIVCNFKRMKSVIKSLNEGAFGSLSAIINTSSVVGYGNVIKMLAGFTLIKEVIIGISKNPIVSEAISVNILSGITGSASGGMSIALGMLGQQYLEMANQMGISPEVLHRIAALASGGFDSLPHNGGIITLIGICGMTHKESYKDIAVCSVLIPIATLVVIVILANFGVV from the coding sequence ATGGGAGTAATTAGTATTCTGATTTCTTTAATTCTTCTTATGTATCTTGCATATAGAGGTGTTACAGTTTTAATATTATCAGTAGTTTTAGCATTATTTGCGTTAGTAATGAATGGGGAAACTCATATAATGGCTATATATACTGAAGTATTTATGGGATCATTTGCATTATATTGTAAACAGTACTTTCCGATATTTTTATTGGGAGCTATATTTGGAAAAATAATGGATGATTCTGGTTCAGCAAAATCCATAGCAAAAACCATTGCAAATAGGTTAGGAGTAGAAAAGGCGGTTTTAGCAGTTGTGCTATCAGTAGCCATTTTAACATATGGTGGAGTTTCTATGTTTGTTGTGGCATTTGCAGTATTTCCAATAGCTGCACAGTTATTTAAAGAAGCTAATATACCTAAAAGGTTAATTCCTGGAGCAATTGCATTGGGTTCTTTCACATTTACTATGGCAGGTTTACCAGGGTCACCACAAATACAAAATACCATACCAATGCCTTACTTTGGAACTGATGCGTATGCTGCACCTTTATTGGGAATTATAGCAAGTATATTATTATTTGGCGGTGGTATGATATGGCTAGGACACAGGGTAAGACAAGCTAAAGCTAACGGAGAAGGATATGGAGTTCACAAAAATGAAAAACTAGAAAGCGTTAATGATGAAAACTTACCTTCTATACTAGTAGCACTTTTACCTATAATATTAGTTTTAACTGTTAATTTGATATTATCTAAATTTGTTTTTATATCAGGAAAATATAATGATGCATATTTAGCTCAAAAACCTTATTTAGTGAAGTTAGCAACTGTTTCTGGTACTTGGAGTTTGATAATAGCATTAGTTATATCTATTATAGTAACAATAGTATGTAACTTTAAGAGGATGAAAAGTGTGATAAAAAGTCTTAATGAAGGTGCATTTGGATCACTTTCTGCAATAATAAATACATCTTCAGTAGTTGGATATGGGAATGTTATTAAGATGTTAGCAGGATTCACATTAATAAAAGAAGTTATTATTGGTATTTCTAAAAATCCAATAGTATCTGAAGCTATATCTGTAAATATATTATCAGGTATAACAGGTTCAGCTTCAGGGGGAATGAGTATTGCTTTAGGAATGTTAGGTCAACAATATTTAGAGATGGCAAATCAGATGGGGATAAGTCCAGAAGTACTTCATAGAATAGCAGCTTTGGCTAGTGGAGGATTTGATTCTTTACCACACAATGGAGGAATTATAACTTTGATTGGTATATGTGGAATGACTCATAAAGAATCATATAAAGATATTGCTGTATGTTCAGTATTAATTCCAATAGCAACTTTAGTTGTAATAGTAATATTAGCTAATTTTGGAGTTGTGTAA